Within the Salvia hispanica cultivar TCC Black 2014 chromosome 4, UniMelb_Shisp_WGS_1.0, whole genome shotgun sequence genome, the region TTGTAAGCTTAATCTATAAAATTGTTCATAACTTTGgacaatttttgttaaaaaatttgttgagttttgctTGTGATGGAGATAGAGGGCTCTCTCAAGTTTGAATTGCATTTGTTGTTTTGAGTAGGTTGAGTTTGTCATATACAGTCATATGTTCATCGCATTGGAACATATCATACTTTAAGTTTTGGTATGGAGAGATGGGAGAATTCTTGTAGATTTTGTCTGCAATGTTTGCTATATTCATTCTCGAGATGATGCTTTTGTTGCGTGATTGAAATCGTTGGCGCATCTCCCTTTTCTGAATGTggaattttttccttttgtgcTGTTGCGCGAGATGATGCTTGTGTTGATTTCTCATTAATTTGCATCCAAGTCAAGTGTTCATTATTGTTGTCCAACTTTTCATCACCAAGTTTAAAAGAACTCAAATACTCTCCTGCTTGAAGCATTTCTGGAAATCGTTATCACTCACAAACATAATGTGAAGCTCCCTTCTACCGATATTTTACATGTCAAGAGATTTCGCTTTGACTTATAAGGCCTTGAACTTcccatttcctcttttttccttctataTATGGCACATATTGGACTACATTTAAGTGATTGATGATGGTTTGCTTGTTTGTTTACATGTTTTTGTTGGCGAAAGCATGGATTGCTTGCATGATGCTGACCAATTGCTAAACTTGTTTTCAGTCTTTCCACTGCAGGCATGGGAAGGCTTATCTCTTTAATAAAGTGTAAGCGCTCATATTTTTCAGTGAATGATTTGTTATTCGTGTGCTAAACTTGTTATTGCTCCTTTCTTATGTCAAGCACTGAGAAAAATATAACAGTAGTTATAATATTCACTTGTGCAGCCTTTCATGGTCGTGCATTCTTGACATAAGTCTAATGAAATGGTACTTGGATGTAGTGTGAATGTTAGTGTCGGGGAGCAAGAAGACCGGATGATGATGACTGGAATGCACACTGTTGTCGACATATTCTGTGTGGGTTGTGGATCAATTGTGGGATGGAAATATGTGAGAATCTTGGCTACTTGATTTCTCTCCCTCcctctcattttatttcatctccaAAAACTGAAACTGTGCTTGCATACTTTCTGTGTTTGTACCAGGAAGCTGCTCATGAGGAGAGCCAAGAATACAAAGTTGGGAAATACATTCTGGAGAGGTATACACATTTTGTCAAATCAATCTCTTAGATTTTCTACAAATCGAAAGGTGGTGCTTACTCTGAACTGCTAACTGGTTGAAAATGGTGCATTATTTGGCAATCAACTCTGTCTTTCTCATATCTGAGATTTGGCAGGTTTAAGGTTGAGGGTCCAAATGGAAGCAACTATTCGATCACTCAAGAATCACCGACGGTTGGAAGCGACTCACCGACGGTTGGAAGCGACTCGCAGACAGTTGGAAGCGACACCGATGACATGTGATTATTATCTGGAGTTGTCTGATCCTAGCAATCTTTATCAACTGTACATCCTCAACCATAAATTTCCTTATTTTCTGCCAATTTTTATCTACATGTTATGTTCTACAGGTGAACATAGTTCATTTGGGAGAATGGGTAGTTACTCTGAATATCATTGTTGACTTCTAACATATTCTGTGACATCTTTTCCACTCTTTAGAAATACATGTGTAGAGAAGAAAAATGGTGACTGATAGATAACCTTTGgtaaaatccaaattttggAAGGATACAAAATACTGTATTATACTAtacaaaaagataaattgtAGGAGTACATGAATTGATAGGTCATTTGGGGAAATGCTACCCATGccctactatttttttcatctttaatCATTATAATTGGAATTTCGTTTTTTCTTTACCAGTTGTGTGATACCTCTgacaataattcaaataaaagtcGACAATAATCGAAGGAGTATCATGTCAATTTAATGACGTGGAGAAATATACCAACGCTATTTGTGCTTACATTTCATCTTCATATAATAGcatgaatattaaaattttaacggATGAGTGTagttatttttccaaaaaaaaaaaactatactaCTCTAATGAAGCTCTAGATTCAGTGTTCATCAattgacgttttttttcaaattgtcagaagaattatcaaatttaatcaaattttggtttatcccacaattttaaataatgataaaaaattcatgaaatttgGCTTGCTCGCAATCATTTAGGTGAAAatgtatttgatttgattgcttGAAAAATCAGTACATTGATGTATATGCTGACATGTTGAATGATCTCGTAGGGtttgatcaattgctaactactcTCTCTATtcgcaaataggagtctcatttttctatttttgtccgTCCGCAAAcaggagtctcggttcacttttaccataaatggtataaTAAGGTCTctccttccactaactcatttcactcacattcatttaaaactaatactatacaagtgggactcatattccactaatttttttctacccactttttctaacatttcttaaaatccgtgccaccaaggaatgagactcataatggcagacggagggagtaattagtaattccaaattaaaatcaaatcttattcATTAGATTAGGAGATCtagtgaattatattttaaattttaaaaattattaaataaacttataGGGTATTAATGTCCATTCTTATGTGTTAAAACTGACTACTACTTTCtatctcctcaaaatcatcttaaaacttaaaatttacgtaattttctcgatttaaattatttttttgtaaaagatttatcaaattaatttcataaggaaTCTAAcaagatctcaattgcatatatttCGACGATGATCGGATGATGAagttttagtaatttttatttcaattttcgtatatCTTGATAAGCAggtttaatataaataaattcataaaaaatactccttccatctcacaataagagtcacattttgtcattttggtctgtcccacaataagggtagcacttcatttttaccataaatgataagtagttCTCACActtcactaactcacttcactcgtATTTTATTAGGAgtgtaaaatcaatataaaaaagtgtgTCTCATATTCCcctaacttttccaacactatagtacatttcttaaaactcgtcaCAATAAGAGTAACTCCTATTGTGAGACGGAGTATAAACTACATGCAcgatatcaataaaattgtgttgatatttttggatatttgtgttgaaattcccatgttattgtgttgatatttgtaatacaaatgttgatataaaaaaaactgtgaaaaatattactccctccattccttagtaatagagtcattttgtcattttggtacgtttcatagtaatagagttatttcctcttttagtaaaagtcaacacatttttacacacctactttactctctcttatttttttctctcttcatctctctaccttttttcatttttcactttattctccttttacttaactcacacaacacaaattttcttaatttctatgccgaaaagttttgcctccattattatggatggagggagtatattataacAGATTGActattttactcttttattaatattttatctattatttattgaaatccGTGAGTTTTAATCTCACCAACTCATTTTAATATCTAATGGTGTATGATTGAATTTAGTTGTGGATGAGACGTTATGTCCATTTTAACATGACCCTGATCTCATATATTCATAAgtaaatttgtatttataaacactaataatactcctattatacGTGTACTATCGATTTTTTCATAGTATGAtaattggaataaataaaacttCTTATAAATTATACGAGACAAatggaaatttaattaaacttcaTCATTTTTCAGCCTAATCTCGAAATACTTCTTCTGTTCtataataattgtcactcttttctatttcgctttatcccaaaataattgttacacttcatttttatcataccattaactcacttcactcatattttattataaaattaatataaaaaaataaatttcacatttcactagcttttttaattaattttttttatatttttttattttttttatatttttttaaaacatatgccCATAATGATAGTCGCAATTATTGTGggaggagggagtataaaattaagtcACATCATATCTCAAAACGATAGTTGACTAGTAAAGTGCAAATGTTTGAATTGTATTGGAAATGTAAGTGGGCCCACTTATTTTAAACCACTCGAATCTCTATGCCCACAAATATGggcccaaacaaataattcaataagGTGGGCCTAAGCAATACTTCACAATTTTCATGGTTCTATAGAATTCGAACAACCCAAAATGAACttttaaactaattttaaaatagtactccatattatacatcttttaaaattaattcttttctctttatctaAGCTATCTTAGTCAAAGATTCAGCATGTGCTTAGAATTAGGAGGTATGCCTCCTTTTTGGGATAATTGAAGAAAGGGGATAGTTTCTTAGTCCCAATTAAAGAATGAAATTTGGGATTGCCCCTTCcactaattaatactactagaactgtatttttttttataggtaAGTAagtgtaaattttaaaagttgtgTTACAGTAAATCCAagacatttaaaaaaaaattaaaaaaaaaaatccaagaCATTTAGCTTTTAACATTAATCACTCTAGGTTTCTGTCATTAGgcccacacacacacacaatggatttttctttattttcataattatggAGTGAGTATTCAGAATTTTAAACCAAATtttacatacaaaatgtttcgaaattaaaaattttgggaaaacataaacaaaatcgatctaaaatatccaaaatctGACAaagttttttataattaagtcCAGACTGAAATTGGaattatccaaaaataaagaaaatgaaatataaaaaatttggtattCAGTTAGGTTATGAATACTTGAatgaacaaaatttaaataaaagatttaattaaataaaattatgtagtTTTAAATTCCTGATCAATCTGTAATGAACTAAAAATCTGAACTCTGACGACAAAGTATAATCTGATTCATCATAAAATTCAATCTAATCTAAGGAGTGCTCACTATGTAGCATTTCAGTTTGATTAGTTTCCAaattaaaagaagaagaagaagaagaaaaaaaagaggaaacacACAAAATTAGGTATGCTTCAAACATAAAAAGTAGGTTTGCTTCCAATCTATATAACATTTCCATCTATGCAGTcgacattaaaataaatgtgaaataGACGTATTTCTCTTTCTATCCAAGACTTAATGTCAATAGTATATCATAATGTTTGAAGTTgcaaaaatatggaaatgaaTTCTACaaatataataggagtatGAAAACGAGATCATTCTTTTCTTGTAAATTGAGTAACACTTGGATTCGGATATCTACCAATTCTTTCACTAAATTGCATAAAAGCTTAAATTTACAGTCAGCTAAAGTCTTCCTttatctttttcctttcttaaaGAGATAGGGTTaggcaaaaataaattttattgtcaaaccatttataatttacatttgatatatacaaaattaataagattCAAGAGAATTTAACAAATTATAGGACCTCGTGTTATTTATTAGACagaagaatgaaaataaaaattcaaattcaagtatttatttctaattttagaattataaaatgatcGATTGTAGTGGTCATTTATTCTCATTTAGCTGTTGTCTAAGCCAAATAAaaagatagataaaaatattgtttctttcAAGACATGACTAATAGTCTACTATACTTCAATTAACTTTTCTGGAAAGAcacctaattttaaaattggataatttgttaaataattgACTACTAAATCAATAACTTTGTATGCACCGACTCATATagtaaatacaaaatatattttaaattttattttactgtaAACATTATATTTGTGG harbors:
- the LOC125223475 gene encoding protein yippee-like isoform X1; the protein is MGRVFAIDLDGSMYICKHCKTHLALLEDIVSKSFHCRHGKAYLFNKVVNVSVGEQEDRMMMTGMHTVVDIFCVGCGSIVGWKYEAAHEESQEYKVGKYILERFKVEGPNGSNYSITQESPTVGSDSPTVGSDSQTVGSDTDDM
- the LOC125223475 gene encoding protein yippee-like isoform X3 translates to MGRVFAIDLDGSMYICKHCKTHLALLEDIVSKSFHCRHGKAYLFNKVVNVSVGEQEDRMMMTGMHTVVDIFCVGCGSIVGWKYEAAHEESQEYKVGKYILERYTHFVKSIS
- the LOC125223475 gene encoding protein yippee-like isoform X2; this encodes MEACIFASTAKRISRCLKILYLRHGKAYLFNKVVNVSVGEQEDRMMMTGMHTVVDIFCVGCGSIVGWKYEAAHEESQEYKVGKYILERFKVEGPNGSNYSITQESPTVGSDSPTVGSDSQTVGSDTDDM